GTTGCTGTCACGAATACAAACTACTAAGCGGGTGGCGGGGCGGGTCGGAGACGACGCGGCGTGGCTGCTCGATTTCGGATCACGGTCACGATCAGGCAGACTTGTCGGCGGAGGGGAGTATTCCTTCGCTGCGGTGTCGTCATCACGTCGGTCGCCATAGATCCGATCGGTGCCGTGGGCCGGTGCGTTGTGCCGGTGGAAGAGACCTCCGGCGTTGTTTGGCGACCGGAGGTAATTGATGCAGGTAACCCAGCTCGAGTGGATCATCACGCTCTCGGTGACGATCGCCGTACTGCTGTTCGACGTGGTCGTGATCGGGCGCCGTCCACACGAGCCCACGCGCCGTGAGACGGCGACGTACCTGTCGATCTACATCGGGCTCGCAGTCGCCTTCGGGCTGTGGACGTGGATCTACCACGGTCATCAGTACGGGGTGGAGTTCTTCGCGGGGTGGCTCACCGAGTACAGCCTGTCGGTGGACAACCTGTTCATCTTCTTGATCATCATGGCCAGCTTCAAGGTGCCGCGGATCTACCAGCAGCAGGCGCTGCTGGTCGGCATCATCCTGGCGCTCATCTTCCGTGGCATCTTCATCGCGCTGGGCGCGGTGGCCATCAACCAGTTCTCGTGGGTGTTCTACATCTTCGGCGCGTTCCTGGTGTACACCGCGATCAACCTGATCCGTGACACCGACCATGACGACGACGGCGACAACGCCGTGGTGCGGTTCGCGCGCAAGCACTTGCGGACCACCGACAAGTGGGACGGCCTGCGGCTGTGGATCCGCGACCCCGGCGCGGGTGGCGCGCGACTGATGACGCCGATGTTCCTGGTCATCGTCGCCCTCGGCACCACCGACCTGCTGTTCGCGCTCGACTCGATACCGGCGATCTACGGCCTCACGCAGGAGCCGTACCTGGTGTTCACCGCCAACGTGTTCGCGCTCATGGGGCTGCGGCAGCTGTACTTCCTGCTCGGAGACCTGCTCAAGCGGCTGGTGTACCTGTCGCAGGGCCTGGCGTTCATCCTGGCGTTCATCGGCGTGAAGCTGGTGTTGCATGCGCTGCACGAGAACGAGGTGCCGTTCATCAACGGTGGTGAACCTGTGCATGTGCCCGAGATCCCGACCCTGGCGAGCCTGGGTGTGATCATCGTCACGCTGCTCATCACGACCGCCGCGAGCCTGTACAAAACCCGGGTCCGCGACGCCCAGTGACGCCGAGTGTCGCCGGGTAACCGGTCAGGTAACAGGGCCCTTACATTCGCGCTGAGTGCAACCCTGCACGGATTCGGCGCCGCGGCATAGTCTGGCGGGCGTGCGGTTATTTGTGGCGGACGCCGATTCCTGGAGTGAACTGACCGACGGTGTGTCAGACGCCGCCCCGACGGTCCGGATATCGGCGCCGGACCTCGCGCAGGCCCGTCGTCAACGGTCGCGGATCAAGGCCGAGGACGACACGGTGGCGGTGATCCTGGACGTGACGGTGGCCGTGGCGGGCGATTTCCGTGCGGCCCGGCGCCTGCAGGTGGCGGCCGAGCACGCCGAGGGCCGCGAGGATCCCGCCGTCGTCCGGTACGTCGGCACCGCCGACGGTCTCGCGGGTCTGCTCGACGACATCGAATCGGCGGGGGTGGCCGACGGTGTGACCCTCATCCCGGCCGGCAGTGGTCAGAATCTGCGTGCGCTTGGCGCCGAGGTGCTGCACCGGCTGGAGCTGCGCGGCCAGGCCCGCCGCGCCTCCTGACCGCCCTGCGGCGCGCACGGCGCCGAACATCGCACCGGCCGACGGCCTCTCACCACTGCGGCCGGTACTGATTCAAGTCGTGCATCAGTAAGCCGCAAACTTGACTTGGACAAGTATTTATCGCCGGTCTTACGGTGCCACTATGACATCCATGGTGCAGACGACAGACCTGACCGGGCAGATGTTGATCGCGGGTACGCCGGTGCGCGGCGCCGGCCGACAGATCCGGGCCATCGATCCGCAGACCGGGGCCGCCCTCGAACCCGCGTACGCCTACGGCGACGGCTCGCACGTCGAGGCCGCCTGCGCGGCCGCCGCCGGTGCGTTCGGCGCCTACCGCGGCGCGCCCATCGAGAACCGGGCCCGATTCCTCGAGACCATCGCGGACAACCTCGAATCGATCCGCGAAGCGCTCGTCGAGCGTGCCCACGCCGAAAGTGGCCTGCCGGTACCGCGACTGACCGGTGAGGTCGGACGGACCGCGGGCCAGCTTAGGCTGTTCGCCGGCGTGCTGCGCGAGGGCAGCTGGAACCAGGCCCGCATCGACCCGGCGCTTCCGGATCGAGAACCGGCGCCGCGGCCGGACATCCGGCAACGCAGCGTGCCGCTCGGACCCGTGGCGGTGTTCGGGGCGAGCAATTTCCCGCTGGCGTTCTCTGTCGCCGGTGGTGACACCGCATCGGCCCTGGCCGCCGGGTGCCCGGTCGTGGTCAAGGCGCACGACGCCCATCCGGGCACCTCCGAACTCGTCGGGCGGGCGATCACACAGGCGGTGGCCGCCACCGGGATGCCCGCAGGCACCTTCTCCCTGCTGTACGGGTACGGCCCGGACCTCGGCACGGCCCTGGTCACCGATCCGCGGATCAAGGCCGTCGGGTTCACCGGATCCCGCGGGGGCGGCATGGCGCTGGTGGCCGCGGCCGCCGCACGCCCCGAACCGATCCCGGTGTACGCCGAGATGAGCGCCGTCAACCCGGTGTTCCTGCTGTGCGGGGCGCTGGCCGCGCGGGCGGCCGATCTGGGCCGCGCGTTCGTCGGCTCACTGACCATGGGATCGGGACAGTTCTGCACCAACCCCGGCCTGGTGATCGCGGTCGAGGGCCCCGATCTCGACGTGTTCGTCGCCGCGGCCGCCGAGGCTGTCGCCGCCACGGCGCCCACCCCCATGCTGACCCCGGGCATCGCCGAGAACTTCCGCACCGGTGTCGAGGCGCTGCGAAGCGACGCCGAACTCGTCGCGCGCGGCTCCGAGGAGAACGCACCCGCGGTGTCCTGCCGTGCCGCGCTGTTCCGCAGCGACGCATCCGCGTTTCTGGCGTCCGAGGCCTTGCAGGCCGAGGTGTTCGGCGCCTCGGGCGTGATCGTCCGGTGCGCCGACGACGCCGAGATGCTGCGGGTCGCCTCGCAGCTCGAGGGCCAGTTGACCGCCACGATCCACGCCGAGGAGTCCGACCACGCCCAGGCCGGTGAGCTGCTCCCGATTCTCGAGCTGAAGGCGGGCCGAATCCTGTTCAACGGCTGGCCAACCGGCGTCGAGGTCGGCCACGCCATGGTGCACGGCGGACCGTTCCCGTCCACCTCGGACTCCCGCACCACCTCCGTCGGCGCCAGGGCGATCGAACGGTTCCTGCGCCCGGTCTGCTACCAGAACGCCCCGAAGTCATTGCTGCCAAGCGCTGTTGCCGACGGCAACCCGGACGGGTTGTGGCGCACCGTCGACGGCCGACTCACCAAAGACTGATCACCCACGTGCGAACCTCTAGGAGTAACACCATGCTCGACGGCGTCCTCTTCTTCCCCGTCACCCCGTTCACCGCGTCGGGTGAGGTGGATGTGGACCTGCTCGCCCAGCACGTCGCGACCGGCGTCGACGCGGGGCCTGGCGGAGTTTTCATCGGTTGCGGCACAGGGGAATTCCACGCCCTCGAACCGGCCGAGATGCGCACCGTGGTGCGCACCGCGGTGGATGCCGCAGGCGGCCGGGTCCCGGTGTACGCCGGGGCCGGTGGACCGGTGGCGTCGGCCAAGACGTTCGCACGCGTCGCCGCCGAATCCGGTGCCGACGGTCTGCTGCTGCTGCCGCCGTATCTCGTCGAGATGCCGCAGGCCGGCCTCGTCGGCTACACGCGGGCGGTCAGCGCCGTCACCGACCTGCCGCTCGTGGTGTACAACCGCAACAACGCGCGGTTCACCGAGGCGTCGGCCGTCGAGGTCGCCCAGCTGCCCAATGTCGTCGGATTCAAGGACGGCACAGGGGATTTCGATCAGGTGGCACGCATCCTGCGGGCGGTGACCGATGCCCTGGAGTCCACCGGGAAGCCGTTCCAGTTCTTCAACGGCCTACCCACCGCGGAGGTCTCGCAGCAGGCCTACCGCGCCATCGGGGTGACGTTGTACTCGTCGGCCACGTTCGCGTTCGCGCCCGACATCTCGCTCGCGTTCTACACCGCGCTCGAGACCGGTAACGAACCATTGATCGCCGCGCTGCTGCGGGCGTTCTTCCACCCGCTGGTACGCCTGCGTGACAAGGTGCCCGGCTATGCGGTGTCACTGATCAAGGCGGGTGTCACGCTCGGCGGACTGTCCGCCGGCCCGGTGCGCCCGCCGCTGGTCGACGCGGCCGACGGTGACGTCGCCGAACTGCAGCGCATCCTCGCCGCGGGGCGTGCGGTGCTCGCCGACGCCCTCGTGCACTAGGGCGGCACCGATGGCAGTCGACCTCATCCGCATCACCGGAGCCCGCATCACCCCCGTGGCGTTCGCAGATCCGCCGCTGCTGAACACCGTCGGGGTGCACCAGCCGTACGCGCTGCGGGCCATCATCCAGCTCGACACCGACGCGGGGCTGACCGGGCTGGGGGAAACCTATGCCGACACCGTGCACCTGGAGCGTCTGCGAGCAGCCGCCGATGCCATCGTCGGACAGGATGTGTTCGCGTCCAACACGATCCGCGCACTCATCTCCGATGCGCTCGGTGGTGACCGCACCGGTGACGCCACGGGGCTGGCGGGCATGATCACCTCGGCCAGCGTGGTGGACCGGGTGTTCTCGCCGTTCGAGGTGGCCTGTCTCGACGTGCAGGGACAGGCGACCGGCAGACCGGTGTCGGATCTGCTCGGCGGCGCGGTGCGAGACGCCGTGCCGTTCAGTGCGTACCTGTTCTACAAGTGGGCCGGGCATCCCGGCGCCGAGCCCGACGCGTGGGGTGCCGCCCTCGACCCCGACGGCATCGTCGCTCAGGCCCGCCGCATCATCGACGAATACGGTTTCACCGCGATCAAGCTCAAAGGCGGTGTGTTCCCGCCCGAGGAGGAGATGGCGGCCATCGAGGCACTGCGGGCGGCATTCCCCGCTCATCCGCTGCGTCTCGATCCCAATGCGGCATGGACACCGCAGACCTCGATCAAGGTGGCCGCGGCCCTCGACGGCGTCCTGGAGTACCTGGAAGACCCCACTCCTGGCCTCGACGGTATGGCAGAGGTCGCCGCGCAGGCCCCGATGCCGCTGGCCACCAACATGTGTGTGGTGGCATTCGACCAACTGCCCGGCGCGGTCGCGAAGGACGTCGCAAAGGACGTGGAAAAGAGGCCGGTCTCGGTCGTTCTGTCCGACCACCACTACTGGGGCGGGCTGCAGCGATCCCGATTGCTGGCAGGTATCTGTGACACGTTCGGCCTCGGGCTGTCCATGCATTCGAACTCACACCTCGGGATCAGCCTGGCCGCGATGGTGCACCTGGCCGCCGCAACCCCGAATCTGACGTACGCGTGTGACACGCACTGGCCGTGGCGTCACGAGGACGTCGTCGCGCCCGGCGTCCTGAACTTCCGCGACGGCGCGGTGCCGGTTCCCGCGGCACCGGGACTCGGGATCCGGATCGACGAGGACAATCTGGCCGCACTGCACGAGCAGTATCTGCGCTGTGGGATCAGGGACCGCGACGACACCGGGTACATGCGCAGCATCGCTGCCGATTTCGACCCGTCGGGGCCACGCTGGTAGAAGTGGCCGATCCCGGCCGTTCAGCAATTTTCGGCTTGCGCCGCAAGCCCGTTTGCAGTCACCACGTCCGACTGCCAGTTGCCAGAACGTTACATGCGGCGATGCACTCGAATTGTCGGTAGCGCCCGTTTACTGGGTATTGTCAGGAGTTGTCACTAAAGCAGAGGGTCAGCGCGACCGGGGTGGCCATCATTGCGAAGGACGTGATTTTCCCATGCGCGCGCCATTAGACCGACTCATAACGTCACCCGCTGACCTCAGGGGTCCGGGCCAGCGACGCCTTTCCCTGCTCCTGGTGGAAGACGACCGCGCCGACGCCATCCTGGTCGAAGAACTGATCGCGGATGCGCCCGACATCGACTTCGTGTGGGCCAAATCGATGTCGGACGCCGAGCGCACGCTGACCGACAATCGCCCCGATTGTGTCCTGCTCGACCTGAACCTCCCCGACGCCGCGGGTATCGACGCGCTGCACCACCTCGGCAAGCTGGACGCCCGTATCCCGATCATCGTGCTCACGGGCCTCAACGACGAACACTTCGGGGTGTCCGCGGTCGCCTCGGGTGCCCAGGACTACCTGGTCAAAGGCCGCGTCGAGCCCGAGATGCTGCGCCGTGCGGTGCTCTACGCCATCGAACGCAAACGCGCCGAGCTCACGGCGGTCGACCTGCACGCCAGCCAGTTGCGGGCGGCGGAGAACGCACGCCTCGAACGTGGCCTGCTGCCGTCGCCGCTGCTCCTGGAGGAATCGGGCGTCGAGATCGTCACCGAATCCCGGCCCAGCCGCCAACATGCGCTGATCGGCGGTGACTTCTACGACGTCGTGCAGACCCCCGACCGCACAGTGCACGTGATGATCGGGGACGTCTCAGGTCACGGGCCCGACGAGGCCGCGCTCGGCGTGGCACTGCGCATCGGGTGGCGGGCGTTGACGTTCGCGGGCCTGCGCGGTAACGAGCGGATGCGGCAGGTCGACCGGATCCTGACCACCGAACGTCCCGGCAAAGGGATCTTCGCCACACTGTGCAGTGTGGCACTCGAACCCGATAGCGGCCGTTTCACGGTGGTCCGTGCCGGCCACCCCGGTCTGCTGGTGCAGAACAACGGCACCGTCGACTGGCTCGAACCACGTCCGGGCGCGGCGCTGGGACTCGGCGCCAGGGAGTGGCCGGTCAACCACTACGAGCTTCCCGAGGGACACGGGTTGCTGCTGCTGACCGACGGGCTGTTCGAAGGCCACGCCGGACGCGGCGACGAGCGGCTGGGGGAGAGCGGGCTGCTCGCACTGGCCCGAGCGCTCGCCGCGAAATCCGGTCGGGAGTTCGTGACGTCGCTCATCAGTGAGGCCGAGTCCCGCGCGCAGATGCACGGTGGGCTGACCGACGACATCGCCGTTGTCCGTGTGGAGCGCTCACACCGATGAGGCTGACGGTACAAGGCTGGCAGAACTTGATCCTGTCGGTCATGGGAGTGGTGGTCTTCACCGGGGCGATCGCGGGCGCGGTGCTGGTCGGCCGCACCGACACGCTCTCCGACGAGTTGATCGCCGAGATCCAGCCGGCGCGCGTCGCCGCCTACCAGTTGCAGGCGGCGCTACGGGACCAGGAGACGGCGGTGCGCGGCTATGCGATCGCCGCGGACCCGCAGTTCCTGGCACCCTACGACGAAGGACAGCGGGTCGAGTCCGAATCGGCTGCCGGCATCCGCGAGTTCCTGGACGGCCGCGCGGACCTGCTCGCCGATCTCGATGCGATCGAGAAGGCCGCCGCGGCATGGCGTGCCACCTACGCCGACCCGATGATCTCCAGCATCCAGCCGGGCCGTCCGCGCATCGGCGACGACATGGCAGCCGCGCGCGGCAAGGCCCAGTTCGACCAGCTTCGTGCGCTTTTCGACGTCCAGAACAGCCACCTGAGCGACGCGCGAACCGCGGGCATCGAGGATCTGGATTGGATGCGCAACTGGCGCAACGGTGTGCTGATCGCGATGATCGTGGCGTTCTTCGCGATGGCCGTGGTGTTGGCGATCCTGGTGCGCAATGCCGTGAACCGTCCGCTGGCTGCCCTCGCGGCGGCCTGCAGAAGGATCACCCAGGGCAACTTCGCCGAGCGC
This genomic window from Mycolicibacterium goodii contains:
- a CDS encoding TerC family protein, giving the protein MQVTQLEWIITLSVTIAVLLFDVVVIGRRPHEPTRRETATYLSIYIGLAVAFGLWTWIYHGHQYGVEFFAGWLTEYSLSVDNLFIFLIIMASFKVPRIYQQQALLVGIILALIFRGIFIALGAVAINQFSWVFYIFGAFLVYTAINLIRDTDHDDDGDNAVVRFARKHLRTTDKWDGLRLWIRDPGAGGARLMTPMFLVIVALGTTDLLFALDSIPAIYGLTQEPYLVFTANVFALMGLRQLYFLLGDLLKRLVYLSQGLAFILAFIGVKLVLHALHENEVPFINGGEPVHVPEIPTLASLGVIIVTLLITTAASLYKTRVRDAQ
- a CDS encoding PP2C family protein-serine/threonine phosphatase is translated as MRAPLDRLITSPADLRGPGQRRLSLLLVEDDRADAILVEELIADAPDIDFVWAKSMSDAERTLTDNRPDCVLLDLNLPDAAGIDALHHLGKLDARIPIIVLTGLNDEHFGVSAVASGAQDYLVKGRVEPEMLRRAVLYAIERKRAELTAVDLHASQLRAAENARLERGLLPSPLLLEESGVEIVTESRPSRQHALIGGDFYDVVQTPDRTVHVMIGDVSGHGPDEAALGVALRIGWRALTFAGLRGNERMRQVDRILTTERPGKGIFATLCSVALEPDSGRFTVVRAGHPGLLVQNNGTVDWLEPRPGAALGLGAREWPVNHYELPEGHGLLLLTDGLFEGHAGRGDERLGESGLLALARALAAKSGREFVTSLISEAESRAQMHGGLTDDIAVVRVERSHR
- a CDS encoding 5-dehydro-4-deoxyglucarate dehydratase — its product is MLDGVLFFPVTPFTASGEVDVDLLAQHVATGVDAGPGGVFIGCGTGEFHALEPAEMRTVVRTAVDAAGGRVPVYAGAGGPVASAKTFARVAAESGADGLLLLPPYLVEMPQAGLVGYTRAVSAVTDLPLVVYNRNNARFTEASAVEVAQLPNVVGFKDGTGDFDQVARILRAVTDALESTGKPFQFFNGLPTAEVSQQAYRAIGVTLYSSATFAFAPDISLAFYTALETGNEPLIAALLRAFFHPLVRLRDKVPGYAVSLIKAGVTLGGLSAGPVRPPLVDAADGDVAELQRILAAGRAVLADALVH
- a CDS encoding aldehyde dehydrogenase (NADP(+)), yielding MTSMVQTTDLTGQMLIAGTPVRGAGRQIRAIDPQTGAALEPAYAYGDGSHVEAACAAAAGAFGAYRGAPIENRARFLETIADNLESIREALVERAHAESGLPVPRLTGEVGRTAGQLRLFAGVLREGSWNQARIDPALPDREPAPRPDIRQRSVPLGPVAVFGASNFPLAFSVAGGDTASALAAGCPVVVKAHDAHPGTSELVGRAITQAVAATGMPAGTFSLLYGYGPDLGTALVTDPRIKAVGFTGSRGGGMALVAAAAARPEPIPVYAEMSAVNPVFLLCGALAARAADLGRAFVGSLTMGSGQFCTNPGLVIAVEGPDLDVFVAAAAEAVAATAPTPMLTPGIAENFRTGVEALRSDAELVARGSEENAPAVSCRAALFRSDASAFLASEALQAEVFGASGVIVRCADDAEMLRVASQLEGQLTATIHAEESDHAQAGELLPILELKAGRILFNGWPTGVEVGHAMVHGGPFPSTSDSRTTSVGARAIERFLRPVCYQNAPKSLLPSAVADGNPDGLWRTVDGRLTKD
- a CDS encoding glucarate dehydratase family protein; the encoded protein is MAVDLIRITGARITPVAFADPPLLNTVGVHQPYALRAIIQLDTDAGLTGLGETYADTVHLERLRAAADAIVGQDVFASNTIRALISDALGGDRTGDATGLAGMITSASVVDRVFSPFEVACLDVQGQATGRPVSDLLGGAVRDAVPFSAYLFYKWAGHPGAEPDAWGAALDPDGIVAQARRIIDEYGFTAIKLKGGVFPPEEEMAAIEALRAAFPAHPLRLDPNAAWTPQTSIKVAAALDGVLEYLEDPTPGLDGMAEVAAQAPMPLATNMCVVAFDQLPGAVAKDVAKDVEKRPVSVVLSDHHYWGGLQRSRLLAGICDTFGLGLSMHSNSHLGISLAAMVHLAAATPNLTYACDTHWPWRHEDVVAPGVLNFRDGAVPVPAAPGLGIRIDEDNLAALHEQYLRCGIRDRDDTGYMRSIAADFDPSGPRW